AAAAAATGTCCATCCGCCTTAGCTTCTATCGCGGATGAGATAGCTCTAGTAACAGCTTTGAAAATCGAGTCAGTCCTACGAAAACGAACTTCGAGTTTCATTGGGTGAACATTTATATCAACCAATTCGGGGTCCACCTCCAGATACAGCATCACCTGCGGAAATTGACCAGAGGGTAAAGTGCCCTCATACGCCCTTTTAATTGCGGCTGATAATGTTTTGCTTTCTATTGGACGCCCGTTCAGAACAAATCGAATATTACGACGGCTACCCCAATGAATATTGGGCGGCGCGGCGAATCCGAAAACTGCAACCCCCGGCTCACCCGCCTCGATCTCTTTCATTTCTGAAACGCGTTCTGATCCCCAAAGCGCAATAAGTCTTTCCTTATATGTGTTTACTCGAGGGAAATCCATATGCACTTTTGAACCATGTTTTAAAACGAACGCAACTCTCGGATATGCTGCAGATACCCTTTCGCATATATCGAGCACATGTCCAAATTCTGTAATCGCTGTTTTTAGAAACTTCCTGCGTGCCGGTGTATTGTAGAAAAGTTCGGCCACTCGAACAGTCGTGCCTATTTGCGCTCCTACCTCGTTTAAATCAAGTATTTTACCATGATCAATGATAGCTTTTGCACCGAGCTCATTAGCGATGTTGCGAGAAATAATCTCTATCCTGGATATAGAAGCAATGGAAGGAAGCGCTTCACCACGAAATCCAAGGGTATTTATGTGTCTAAGGTCGTCAGCATCGGATATCTTGCTTGTGGCATGACGGGTAAGTGCAAGATAAATCTGATTTGGGGCAATTCCGTATCCATTGTCAGTCACAACAACCAAGTTTTTGCCACCCTCTTCGACTAAAATTTCTATTCTTGTAGCATCAGCATCGATAGAATTTTCGACGAGTTCTTTCACAACACTGGCCGGTCTTTCAACAACCTCACCTGCGGCTATCCTATTGGCAACATATTCCGAGAGAACTACGATATCACTCATCGATCGGTCTCCCAGTTTCTAGGATAAGACTTCAGATAGTGGCAAAAGCGGACACTCATCATTCTTTTTGCTTTTTCGATAGATTCTGAGTAAAGCAATTCCTTTTCTTTACCAGAGTGATTTTTCAGGCCGGAATACCGAATAATGGTCCATAGAAGGTGATTTCTCTTGTATCTGAATGTCTTTTCGACTTCGGCGAGGCAATCACTATTCAATCTTTCGGCGGCATCTTGTAAAGCCAAGGCGGAAACCCCATCAGAGAGCTGCAATGCGGCGGACATATCGTTCGCGTTCTCGGCCGTATCCCACAGGTGTTTTATCTTACAGAGTTCGCGAGTAATCTCTGTCGAGCCCGCACCCATAACCAAAAAAGAAAAGTATTGAAGATAATCTTTTTTAGCCTTATATAGATTTTTTTTGTATAATTTGTTTTTATTTAAAACAACAAATAAATAAATAACAACCGCTGCAAACAATACACTTAAAGTTATGTAATACTCAATTTTCACAGTATTAAAGCCTTGTAAATTTGTAATTGAAAATCATTGATCAACTTCTTCTTTGATATTCCGGCCTTCAATCTTTTCGCCTAGAGGACCTATCCAAGGGATTTTCCAAAGCTTTCCTTGAATAACATAGATTACACCAGCAAGCGCGACAATTGCGGCTAGAAAAAGGGCAACTTTCCAAAAAAGCGCTCCTAAAATGGCTACTATCTCGAAAAGAAAAAGAATGATCCCTTGTTTACCATGTTCATATGCGAATCTATTAGTGTTCTTGCCCTTGATATATGGGATAAAGCATAAAAATGGGATATAAGCTAAAAGAGCTAATCCTCGACCTTCATCAATTTCGTCCATTTCTATCGGTTCCGATGCGCTATAGAAAGAATCGCCTTCGCCGATAAACCTCCCTTTGCGAGCAAAATCCTT
This genomic interval from bacterium contains the following:
- the mutL gene encoding DNA mismatch repair endonuclease MutL, yielding MSDIVVLSEYVANRIAAGEVVERPASVVKELVENSIDADATRIEILVEEGGKNLVVVTDNGYGIAPNQIYLALTRHATSKISDADDLRHINTLGFRGEALPSIASISRIEIISRNIANELGAKAIIDHGKILDLNEVGAQIGTTVRVAELFYNTPARRKFLKTAITEFGHVLDICERVSAAYPRVAFVLKHGSKVHMDFPRVNTYKERLIALWGSERVSEMKEIEAGEPGVAVFGFAAPPNIHWGSRRNIRFVLNGRPIESKTLSAAIKRAYEGTLPSGQFPQVMLYLEVDPELVDINVHPMKLEVRFRRTDSIFKAVTRAISSAIEAKADGHFFDIIRKPGSFSSDFTMRSPQNAPANFDFESPQREKAITEHEIFSTPTFYNPPRNDRDEGVLPAFWQIHRTYIFAETKGGIIIIDQHAAHERILYEEILERLHKEPGVGQRLLFPIAIKLNGFQETTLDESRESLESLGFEFGPTAPGHILVEAVPQEIPHFGEGKALLEMLDDIADGGAGSSAIEEFAALAACHMAIKAGDKMTSEEMAYLFDRLFATQSPYTCPHGRPTIVKISIDELEKRFERK